The following coding sequences lie in one Paraburkholderia largidicola genomic window:
- the gspG gene encoding type II secretion system major pseudopilin GspG, whose translation MQSVNHRHAANARRSRRARLMKQGGFTLLELLVVLVIIGMLAALVGPRYFSQLGKSQATIARAQIDVFTKSIDNFRLDVGRYPTADENLAALFAKPANADKWAGPYLKKEAPLDPWGHPYVYQVPGTKGDYAVISYGRDGQPGGTGEDADISSE comes from the coding sequence ATGCAGTCAGTCAACCATCGCCACGCAGCCAACGCGAGACGATCGCGGCGCGCGCGGCTCATGAAACAGGGCGGCTTCACGCTGCTCGAACTGCTGGTGGTGCTCGTCATCATCGGCATGCTGGCGGCGCTCGTGGGGCCGCGCTATTTCTCGCAGCTGGGGAAGTCGCAGGCGACTATCGCGCGTGCGCAGATCGACGTCTTCACGAAGTCGATCGATAACTTCCGGCTCGACGTCGGCCGCTATCCGACCGCCGACGAAAACCTGGCCGCGCTCTTCGCGAAGCCCGCGAACGCGGACAAATGGGCCGGGCCGTATCTGAAGAAAGAAGCACCGCTCGACCCGTGGGGACATCCGTATGTGTATCAGGTACCGGGCACGAAGGGCGACTATGCGGTGATCTCGTATGGCCGCGATGGCCAACCGGGCGGCACGGGAGAAGACGCCGACATCAGCAGCGAATGA
- a CDS encoding type II secretion system F family protein: protein MPYEVRALSPDNQIVALVVDAQDEDDARRQVEARGLHATQLRALRTLRPSKGARGGISLVLFSQELLALLTAGLSIVEGLEALVEREGNARLRGILERLLAGLREGKRFSSLLAEQPDVFPPLYVGIVRAAEGTSDLPLSLQRYVDYQARIDMVRNKLISSAIYPSILFIVGGGVSTFLITFVVPRFATIYEGTGRSLPWMSQALLDWGKFAAAHGLPLLAAAIAIAIAGGAAVRATIARVGLVSLLGRLPLLGPHLRIYQLSRLYLTLGMLLEGGIPIVSAMETAGGTISPALRDGLLRARAAVQAGAPLSSSFHAENLTTPISLRMLRVGERSGELGNMLTQSAAFYDGEISRWIDRFTRMFEPLLMSAIGLVVGTIVVLLYMPIFDLAEGLS from the coding sequence ATGCCGTATGAAGTGAGGGCGCTTTCGCCCGACAACCAGATCGTCGCGCTCGTCGTCGATGCGCAGGACGAAGACGACGCGCGCCGTCAGGTCGAAGCGCGCGGCCTGCACGCGACCCAGTTGCGCGCGTTGCGCACGCTGCGTCCGTCGAAGGGGGCGCGCGGCGGCATCTCGCTCGTGCTGTTCAGCCAGGAACTGCTGGCGCTATTGACGGCGGGGCTGTCGATCGTCGAAGGGCTGGAAGCGCTGGTGGAACGCGAAGGCAACGCAAGGCTGCGCGGCATTCTCGAACGGCTGCTGGCGGGCTTGCGCGAGGGCAAGCGCTTTTCGAGCCTGCTCGCCGAACAGCCGGACGTATTCCCGCCGCTTTACGTCGGCATCGTGCGCGCAGCGGAAGGCACCAGCGACTTGCCGCTCTCGCTGCAACGCTATGTCGACTATCAGGCGCGCATCGACATGGTGCGCAACAAGCTCATCAGCTCCGCGATCTATCCAAGCATTCTCTTTATCGTGGGCGGCGGCGTGTCGACCTTTCTGATCACCTTCGTAGTACCGCGCTTCGCGACGATCTATGAAGGCACGGGCCGCAGCTTGCCGTGGATGTCGCAGGCGCTACTCGACTGGGGCAAGTTCGCGGCGGCGCATGGACTGCCTTTGTTAGCCGCCGCCATAGCCATTGCAATCGCAGGCGGCGCGGCCGTGCGCGCCACGATTGCGCGCGTGGGACTCGTCAGCCTGCTGGGCCGCCTTCCGCTGCTGGGTCCGCACTTGCGCATCTATCAGCTTTCGCGGCTCTATCTGACGCTCGGCATGCTGCTCGAAGGCGGGATCCCGATCGTCTCGGCGATGGAGACGGCAGGCGGCACGATCTCGCCTGCGTTGCGCGATGGCTTGCTGCGGGCGCGCGCCGCCGTTCAGGCCGGCGCGCCGCTGTCCAGTTCATTTCACGCGGAAAATCTCACCACGCCGATTTCGCTGCGCATGCTGCGCGTCGGCGAGCGCTCGGGCGAACTCGGCAACATGCTCACGCAATCGGCGGCGTTCTACGACGGCGAGATCAGCCGCTGGATCGACCGCTTCACGCGCATGTTCGAACCGCTGCTGATGTCGGCGATCGGGCTGGTGGTCGGCACGATCGTCGTGTTGCTCTACATGCCGATCTTCGATCTCGCGGAAGGACTGTCATGA